A stretch of DNA from Macrotis lagotis isolate mMagLag1 chromosome X, bilby.v1.9.chrom.fasta, whole genome shotgun sequence:
tcttcctttttctctataaGAATTGAATATATTCCTACTTTTCTTCAATGGGTCTGTAACAGTCTCCAAGATCTCAAACTCCTCTTCAGAAATGAGGTTTCAAGAAATTAACGTATCTTATACAGAATATCTTGCTGCAGAATTTTATCTAACTTTTGACTTTCCTTTTCAATGATTACAGAAGCCATAATCAGAGTAGCCATTGTTCTTTTCACTCGACCTGGAAATAGATTGTGAAAGTAGTTCTGGGGGCAGTCATCTGAAATGAAAAGGTCTGGCTTTTAATAAATCTATACAGTTAATAGTCATTCACCCATTATATTAAAATCCACCAATTTTCCCAACTTACATTCACAGTATCTCCTGCCTTCAACTAtgtatttcacattatttctatACTCTACTTTCACTTTCTCAATATCACCAtatccttcaaaaaaaaattaaacaataattgaaacatttataaagcactttgaagttggcaaatgttatttcttttctgaaaagcaaaagctatttattctcttcttttctcataacAATTCTCACATAATCCTGCAAAGCAAGAACTATTTTTAGAGAACAGAAACCAGATGCTAGGTGGTTAAGAAATCAATTGCCAGCGAGTCAATAGAGTCAATAAGTGCTGAATTTAAGATCttgtaaaatgtaaattccttaaaagggaagtgttttcatttttgtctttttatccagGCTGcctttcatataataataataataataattaattaattaatactgaattttgttgaatttgaatGTAGTAAATCCATTCATAGAGCCATTAGATCTGGCATACATGCCAGCCAGTAAGATGGcagaacaagattaaaatgtaacctgaaaatacttctaaaaataatttaaaatatgatagAACATAAATAATGGAAATATGTGGTTTTCTAGGAAAATATGTGGCCagaagggattctttttttttttgagtttgacaacATGCAATAAAGCAGGGGTAtctaaccttttagctcttctgggctgcaTTTAGGTTACTTGACAAGTTATTATTCAGTACAGCCCAAAACAGCTAAAAGATTGGACACCTTTGCAATAGAGTATTGTTGTAATGCCATTTCTTCAGCGGATGAATGGTGGCTTTTTAAtagactgtttaaaaaaaattttcattgctATCTTTTTTCTATCAACAACATTTTCTAGAGCAAAACCaaccaatatattgaaaaaacCTGACATAGAATTGTTAATGATAAAGTTGGTATCTATATAACActcttttcaaagtactttaaaatatcttattctCACACCACTGAAAagtagccattattattattattattattattattattcccattttacaaggatcaggcagagattaagtgatttgcacaggacCACACAACTAATACATGAGGCAGGACCAAGAAACAAGATCAGCACTCAATCCACTGGACTCCATGGTCACTAGTTCTGcaaagaaagatgatttttttcatataatttcttttgtcaCATATTTCAAGTTTGGTCAACATATTTCAGTTTACATCGTTGCaatcattgtgtatatttttcctgattctcttaagttcattttgtatcaattcacaGAAGTCTTCCCATGCTGTCCCTTTCTTGAAAGGATAAATTATCAAAGAACTTGaatagacaatttcaaaagaagaaataaattagtaactatatttaattaaaactCTTTAATagttaaagaattaaagaaaggagGGTTTGAGTTagcatcttttctctttcttaactttcctatttctgtcaaggggaTGATCATTCTCGTCAGTCAGACTCAATTTCAGTAatgtataagaaataataatttaaaaggaacagaaaaaaactCTTAAATGTTAACAGTTATCATTTAACTGTAGTTTTGTTTATATCCATGTACTTATATTGTTTCCTCACATAGACTTTATcctccttgaaaacagggactgtttcagttttgtctttttatattcaTCACCCAGTTCGGGGCAGGGTGGAATAGTCAAAAAAGCTTCAAAGTAGTGCAACAAGGAGAAAAATCTCCTTAAATAGAGGTTTTGGAGTTTATAGCTTCATCATACAATCAGATGGACAGAAAGTGATGTTTTTGTTTTCgttttaatgtttgtccttcatttttcaaagaccacatcagggaggtgatgccatgacaagcatgttaattgaatttgagtgagtcaccagactcactttctcctctagagccatctaggtccagtggatAGATATAAATCAGGAGATGGCCTTGTATTCAAGGcaatcagcattaagtgacttgcttgaggtcacacGACTAGTAatagtcaaatgtctgaggctggattcaaactcccatccacCTGAATTCAAGGACAGTGCTCTTCCATTACACCACCTAACCACCTTTGAGTGATAATGAGGTGGAGCATCAGAGGTAATAGAAGCCCATTTATTCCCTATATCCACCACTCTAATAGGTTTTTGAGTAACTATTATTTTATTGTGCACTATGTTTTCATCTGGattatttttgtgtatatgtggGCAGTTTGTTGAGGGTGGCATTAGGGAATTCCCTCCATAATCATTTCTTTCACCTAAACATCTATGATCCAATAAATTCTAGGGTGGAGTGAGGTACACAAAGCTAAAGTAAATAATGTCAAAAAATTGTTGCACACTAATTACATATATCACAGATACAAAGTTGGAAGGACCTCAAAGATCATCCAGTCCAGAGGTTCTTTATCTGGAATCTGTGTGTTAGCTTTTTTGAActctatttcaacataattggtttccttcatAACACAATTTTCCTAGTTTCAAGTCCAGCTTAAAAGTCTGTCCATATGAGGTTGTCCCTTGTTGAGGTTACCaagtatataataataaattaaaaatatatatctaggTACATTGATgacaaagtagcagcaatatCTTCAAAACTGTAGAAAGCTTGAGACCCCATCCTGTACCACAATTGGgaattcctttgctttttatTATGGAGGCTTCcaatattaaatgttttttaaaaacaagtcacAAATgcgttgtttttttttttagcaactgCTTATGCAATGAAAACAACTGCCAAATCTGATGTCATCATTGGTTTCAGTTTTACAATATTAGTAGATATTCAGTCTTGTCTATACTCTGGGATACTTTTTGATGATGACTACCCCTTTTCTAAATATCTAGGAATTCCTAACATAGAGCTTATAGACTCCAGTCAAGcagtttcaatttaattcaacaaggaCCTAAAATGCTTCAGGCACTTTATTAGGCATgaggatacaaaagcaaaaaagtgaacagttctttctttcaaaaaagttacattacataattttcaaaaattgatgcacactgaaaattaaacaaaaatacatAACAATTAGATGCAAAGTAATTTGCTAGGTGGTTCCAGGGGCTTCTTTTTCTTGGGTCACTAGGCACAGGTAAATCAGAGCAAATTTCAAGTAGGAATTGGTTGCATGAACTAAGTTTTGAAGAAAGGATTCTACAAggtcaattaaaaagaaaatatattccagATAAGACAATCCTCCAGTTTAAAGGCAGAAGGTAGGAAATTCAACGTCCTTAAAGGGATTTGTAGGTTTACAACAATTGGCTGAAACCATGAGAGTGCCTAATGTACAATCAGGAAGATACTTGCTGAAATTCTTgggactctttttctttttgtcacagACTCCTTTGGCAAATTGATGAAGCCTATGGATCTCATCTCCcaagtttttaaatgtataaaataaaattcttaatattACAGTGGAAATCTTACATGGAAATAGTTATGACAATAGTAAACaagacaagttaagtgacttccatgggcagggtcacacagccagaactAATCTCAGTCACatctagctctatgaccctgggcgaTTTAACCcggattgccttgcatccagggccatcttcagtcatcctactggttctgaaggagaaagtgagactggtgacttagcacatcaacttctcactcaaatttatgtgcttgtcatgacgccaccctccctgatgccatggccTTCCAGTATGAAGGGCAAACACTAtaactggtttcctttataacccaatgaattttatttaattcattaaaacgctctattctaatttttttaagttttttttttgcaaggcaatggggttaagtggctttcccagggccacacagctaggtcattattaagtgtctgagctcaaatttgaacccaggtcctcctgctctatccactgcaccacctagccgcccctctattctaatttttaaaaaaaaatgttaagagcCCCTGCTCGAATGCAAAATCCCCTGCCTGGTACTCAGTAGGCGCTCGATAAATgcttgtccccccccccctttccctgaTCTGGTTCAAACTCCCCGTTTttgcagaaggggaaactgaggcccggccAGCGAGTGGCCCCTCCTTCCACGTCAGGCCGCCTCTGGGCACGGCGGGGCCGAGCTGGGTGTgggcggcccggcccgggcccaGGCCAAGGTCACGCACCGCGGCTGACAGCGTGGAAGCCAAGATCCGGAGGCGGAAGCGCGTCGCAGAGCCGCGGCAGGAAGGGCGGCGGCGCGGCCCCGCCCAGGCCACAGCCTCTCCTCAACCTCTCCTCCCCCCGCTCCTTTCGGTGCTGCCGGAACCTTTTCTATGGTGCACCGTGACCGACGGAAGTACTACCTCGGCGGAAGCGCCGCGAACTTGATATAGCGGAAGTGTTCTTTCTCTTCCGTTCTCTTTAGTCCTGGCGGCTGGAGGAAGATGGTGAGTTTTACCTTTGGGTAGACGTGGTATCGGTATCCATCCTCTCTCCCCGGCTCGCTGCGATGGCCAACCACGGCGGCAGTGGCGTCCGCGGGCATCGGGGAGGGAGGTCCGGCGGAAAGTTGGAAAGAGGAGCCTGAAATTAAAAGTGTGGGCCGCGGTGAGACCCGGGGTTTAGCCCTTGTCTGCGGGAAGCTTCACGCCTCCTACCTCGGAGCCCCCCGATGTCCCCGAGAGGCCCCTCCCGGGACTGATCGGGCTGCTCGGGAAAGCCTGGGCTCCCCGGGCCCCACTTACTGGGGAATGGCCTGAAGTTTGAGAAAGCGTGAAGGGCTCTAAAGAGTAGGATTTCCTTATTCTCACACCTCCCGTTTACCCCAAAATAACTCCCCAAAGGCCCCGCCATTTGGAGGACGGATTACATGGCACATGGTCGTGGGGACTTGCTTCAGCAGCATGGCCTTTTGAAGTTCGTGCCTCGTGTTAGCGCCAACGTTTGCAGCCGTTTTCTTGTCGCGCCAAATTGTGCCGTTAAACaatttcaaatgagtttttgtTCTCTAGACGAAGGGGACATCTTCGTTCGGTAAGCGCCGGAATAAGACGCACACTTTGTGCCGTCGTTGCGGCTCTAAAGCATACCATCTCCAGAAGTCAACATGCGGCAAATGTGGATACCCCGCTAAGCGCAAGAGAAAGTGTAAGTTGGCCATATTGCAAGGGGCTTTCCTTAAATCAGGGGCCAGGGTTCACTTACTGTCCTTAGAGGGTAGTCTTCTTCGTTTCACAGACGTGACACATTACAAATAGTCTCTGTTCAAGtgtataaaatgaataagaaaggtaAATGAAAGTTTAAGGACTGTCCTTTGTTAGGAAAATATCACTTAAACCAGAGGAGGTGAATTCACATTTTGACTCCTTAAAAATAAGTAGGAAAAATTACTagtctggattttttttaatggtaaatATTTTAAGGTAGAAAAGTAAACACCTGAAAGAAATGATTAGAACAAAGTTTTAGACAGGGAATCTTTGAACAGGTGGTacacatttaaaacttttttaagagTTGTTTGGGCAGTGGAGAAAACTTGTAATTCTGGTGTGCCTAGCTTCACACAATTAATTCACTATTTAGGACTGTTCTATGGATTGTTGAGAtgtgaaaaatacaaaaggaagggATTTTTCAGTGAACAAATCAGCATTTGAATGCCCTTGATTAACTTGTAATGCAAATAGAAATGCTCCTTCTGAGATGAGATTATTTCATGTCTTTACCATCTTTAAGACTAATAacttaaaatgagcaaaaacttGCTAACAGCTAAGAAGGTGTTGTTGAAAATAATAGGTTTGGGGGATTTGGAAGACTtgaacaattttttattttttatttcctagaTAATTGGAGTGCAAAGGCTAAACGACGAAACACCACTGGTACTGGTCGGATGAGGCACCTAAAAATTGTCTATCGCCGATTCAGgtacaattttgttttcttactgagctttataaaacaaaatcatgAGTAGTTCCTCCTACTTCAACAATGACTATCAATTAGAGTAGTTTTCACATAATTTGCAAGTATAAAACTAATGAATTAGTCTTAAATTTCATTCTTGGTAGTGATTGTTGCACTCTGGAACTAGATAAATAATCCATAGGGGCAGTGCTTTATTAGAGGTTtacatgcatttattttttttaagagcaaAAAATATTTAGGGTTCTTAACTAGGCCTCAGTTTATTGGTTTTATAACAGGAACCAAAGTGAAACTCCTTCCAGGTTGTAGCCACAGTCAACAAATGCAGTTGGGATTTTTTGAAAACCATTGTCAGGGTTATGTTTTCAAAAACCTCTCTGCTCTAGAGTtactttagagaaataaaatgtttctgaCTAGTTAAAAGTTACTAGGGTTTTGTTATTATGGATCTTTTCGCCATTGAATTCAGCACTTCCACCTTGAAGTTTTAAAAtgggtatatttttatttatgttgctTTGAAGAGAGAGATTAGAACTGTGGAACTGAGTTTTAATATAAAGCTTTTTTTGGTAAAGTAATTTATCACACTGAATTTCTAGTCTGAATTCTTGATAATATATTTGATGCCAACATCACAGGCATACttctcttgtttaaaaaaaatctttgagaatTCAGTGCAGAAATAGGAAGCCTTGTGACAATTTAATCATCCTCAAATTTTTAGAATCTTGGGCTTGAATGGATATGGTTTTTTAAACCAGCACATTTCCTACCTATATAATCATGagccaaaaataaaaagtagGCTAACAATTGGAAGTCTATAAGTTTTATGTCCTTTATGAGAAAAATGGGGGTGGGCTCTTTGCAGCTTGTCAGTGATGCACTCTTAAAAAATGTCTGAACATATGAATTAATACTGATTTCAGCATTTAACTGAGATAAAGCTgagtaagaaataaataaataaaaataaaaccatatacCATGAAAAACTAaaccctttttcccccctttcaaaTGCCATAGGAATGGATTCCGTGAAGGGACAACACCTAAACCCAAGAGAGCAGCTGTTGCAGCATCTAGTTCATCTTGAGTATTCAACTGTTTGTTAAAATAAATATCctgaatttaaaaagtaattgtaGTCAGTTTCATTTGATCGATTGATCACTTTAGTGAAATTAATGAGTTTTTGGTGGATATTTAATAACCAAAACTGGACTTATTTAGTAACCTGCATCTTAGGTCatatttgggttttgtttgtgACTTTTTGTTTGTGAGAAGTTAGTGTTAGGCCTTCCACTGCCCTGTGAACATCCTCTTCACACACCCCCTTCCCCAGTGCACAAAGAGACACACTTCAGTTATTAGAATTAATTAGTACTTAACCACTACCCATCTGTAATACCCTACCTTACAGAAGTGTTGTAAGATTTAAGtgaaatcatatatataaatgtgttataaacttaatactatataaatattaaactgACAGGAATTGGATTTCTTTCTGTGCTATTTAATAAGCAACTTGATGCTGATGTGAAGTTCACAGCTCTAAATTAGCTTGAATTGTGCTAGCAAAGCTTAAATTAGAAAGGTGACAGCACAATAGAAAATGATACATTTGGAATCAGGGCACCTGGGTTTTTATTCTAATTCTGCTAACATGTACAGACATGCCATTTGGAGAATGTTGGTTGTCCAGCTGTAATTTCTCAGTCGCATTACATATACCTATACATGAACATACAATGTTTGTATATTCCATTTAGAGGTGGAGTgtcaactttttttcatttaaatgatttaaGAATGTAGTGAAAAGTTTACAGGATTTGTATTTAAGTAAATTGAAATCTGTCACAATAGAATTTAAGTCCTTGAATGGATTTCTTGTATTTTAGGGAAAGGGGCACTTTATGCATTGCTTGATATAGTGCTCAGGGGTGGAGCCTAGATGTTCAGAATATATGAATTTGTAAAACTTGTCCTACCTTTTGAAGGAAACTGAGTATACCACCACAAAAATAAGTTTTGCTGAAGTATTTGTAGCCTCTTGTCTGCATGGTTACTTTATAGTTTTATCCGGGACTGTTCAAAAACTTAATAGACAATTTAATACTGGCATTAGAATTTTTTAGCAGATTTATAGTTGtgaatttgaatcccagctcCTATCTGTCCCTGAACCTGTCACTACTgggcttgtttcctcatctgtaaaacaggagaTGTAATTGGACTAACCTGAGGTTCCTCCAGTTGTTATCTATAGTTCTACACTTTTAATCCGCTGAGTTGTGTTGGCAAGTACCACAGCAATGGAAGAGATTTCATCATTTTGTTTCTATCATGCATTGATTCAACTGAAAATGTTATATTCTAACCTATATAATATTTCTCTTGCTAACTAACGCATTACATTGTAATCTCTGTAAAAGTAATAACATACAAGGCTAGTGACTTGCCCATCTGATCACACCTGGTAAATACTGGGGGTGGAATTAGGAATTCTTTACACTCAAAGGAATATCTGACTACAATAAGATAACCTGTATATAGCATTTCATACCAACATTTTGTATTGagtattcattttccattttacagatgaggaaaattgcTTAGCATTAGATAACTACAAAATTTCAAAGGCAGTAAATCTTTTAACTATGCATTAAATACTTGCTGATCCCTAGAAggtaagataaaaaatgaatgaaaagattaCTGCATTCAAGCTTCCTACCATTTAAAAGTTTGAATACAcacaaaaaactagaaaatgggGAGTTGCTCCATGCAACTAGGGCTCTGAGTACAAAGTTCTTGTAGGAATTAGCCGTTTAAGTAGTTTTGAAGAAGACTAGAATATTGAACTTGAAAAGAATTACTAAATGATCCAGTGACCCCAGAGTGTTAGCTATCACAGTGAACTAGTACAAATGGAAGcatgttgtggtttttttttttaggggtgggAGGGGCTGTTGCTGGGGCAGGGGAGCATGGCTGATAATAGActttgttttacatgattataatgtttgtaattgttttcttggaggagggagggaaaaaattggaacttaaaattttttaaatgaaggaaacCAGCACTTTGGAGAttaatattcatgtatatatgttttttaaTATAGAGTAATATACCTAATGGCATATGTGTGTACTATCTATCTCATCAAATGAGATAGGGTGCCCCAAAAGCCTTAATACAGTTATATAATGTACATTGTTAATTTTGTGTATGTGTAAAATGTTtaactttaaaactttaaataaatatcaaCTGTTTCCTTTGGCGAGTTCATATATTCTCAGTATGGGCTGCTCAGTATAGTCAGTAAATGAAGTTGGAAGTGAAAATCAGCTTCAATCAACCTGCTAACTGAATAACCCTGATTAAGTTACATCACCTCtgtttacctccatttcctcatctttaaaatgattttaaggaGAAATAAAACTTAATACAGTGCACATAGTAGGCTCTACAGAAATGTTGGCTATTTTTTATGTCAATCAGTCAAACTTTGTATTCCTTCTGTACCCTGTGCTAAGTTCTAGGGATAAAAAGATGCAATAGACAGCCCCTGCCCTCCGGGAACTCAAATCTAATTGGGGAGACCTACCAACAGATAGATACAAATAAGTTACAGGATAAATAGAAGTAAATGTGGTTAGGGAAAGACATAAACATAGAATTTGAGGGAAGCCATGaggcacagatgaggaaaaggattCTAGGCATTGATAGGCAAAGATGATGTGGGGAGCCTGGAGATAGTATCTTGTTCATGGAGCAACAAGGAATCCAAAATCACAAGAGTACCCAGCAGGGAGTAATACATAAGAGGACTAGTAAAGAAGATGAGATAGCTTATGAAGttgaatgccaaacaggattttatatttcagCTTAGaagtgaagggagggaaggaggaagaacagGAAAAGGGTTTGTATGGTGTGATTATAACTGCACTGCAGTTAGGTTAAATCATTTTTGTGGCTAAatggaaaatatctttaaaagagaGACTAGGTAGGCAGAACCACCATCAGGCTGTTGGAATAATCTGGGGTATAAGGTGAATGCCTATTTTAGAgtgtgagagaagagaagggagtatATTCTAAACTGGCAAGCAAACCTTGGGAATGGtttagggagagaaagaagagtggGAAATCCAGGGTGATACCTAGGTTGCAAGCCTTAAAGACTAGGAAGGTGGTGTTGCCCTCTAGAAATAGGGAAGGCAGGTGGTGAGGAGGGTTTAGAGAGGGGAAATAAATTGAGAGATGCATTGAGTTTAAGGTTTCTATTAGATATTCAATTGGAGGTCTTTGAAAGGCAGTGGGAAAAGGGGCGATTGAAGACCCAAAGTTTGAGGTAGAATAGGTAGATTTAAGATGACAATTATATCCTTGGGAATTTGAGATTATCaagagaaaatgatggagaagaaAAAGCACAAGATAGCCATGTGGGATCCCTATGTTGAgtaaggagactgagaaagagctATCAAGTAGAAGATGCAAGAAAGAATAGTATCCCCGAGAAaataccaaggaagagatgaggatcaacagtgtcaaagaataatcaaggaggagaagaatatagaaaaggtcattggatttgacaATTAAAATTTCATTGGTAACTAGAGAGCAGAATGGAATGGTGAAGACAGGAACCAGATTCTAAGGGatttaaaggaaaatgagagaagagCAAGTGAGGCATCTGTTGAATACATTCCCAAGGAGTTTAGCATGGGTCAGGTGAGATTTTTAATGAGATGGGAGGATACTTGGGCATCTATGAAAGGACATGTTTCTAGGGTAGTAATGAAGGGAGTAGTACCAAATTTTTAATGAGCCATCTCTAACTTGGACATGTGCCAGTAAAAGATAGCACTTTattaataacttatttttattagGAACCAATTTGAAAATCATGGAATTACTTCATTTTTTGGAGCTCCGCCTTGTGTTGTGGAGCCAGATATAAATGATCGTTAGTGGAAAAATAGATTTAGGTCATGAGTGATCTTCCCAGGCCAAGCCCACCATGCAGGACAATACAATGATTATATCATTTGTGACCATCCAATTAGGGGTCCTGTAGGAAAGGCTGGATTTATTGTATGATTTTGGGGGTACAATACAGTTCAAGTTATACTGATACACTTCAGGTAATTCAAGAAGCAGAATTCAAGGAAAAATGTAAGACCTTTTTATGATTAAAACAAATTGCTCTTAGCTACTTTGTTTTCAGTGTTTTACTAGACCCAGAACCTGCCTGGGAAAAGGATCTGTggaactaaataattattaaattcattgCACATATATTATTATAGAAATAACTCTGGACATACCTTTCTTTTAGATAAATAAGGACTGTATCCCTTAAAGCACAATGATTTTTAGTTTGATTTGTCAATTACCTAATGGATTTGATATAGATTTACAAACCTTTATTATAGAAAGTtgctataaatggaaaaaaagggacATAGTTATCATATGATAGGGGAAAAACTCCCTTAGCTCTGTTTAATTCCAGCATGAGTCTTATCTAATAGCCAATTATGTTTGTACAGGGTGTTAAAGGCAAAGCTCAAGATTCACCAGGTGAACCCATTTGTATAGCAGCTAAAGATTCTTCCCCGCAATACTGTATTAGGTTGGCACAGAGAAATAGCAGAAACTTACCCTCTTGTCTCACAGTGCTATTATTTAGAAAGCTCAACTGAAATTCAGTCTGATCCAACTAGTAACTGGATCTACTGAGCTTATGAGAACAAAATGGTCTAGATCTAAGGCAAGCTAAAAGAAGGTTTTGGACTAGAGAATACCTAACTCCTCAGATAATTTAGCAAGGGAGGTCTTTAGGTATCCTGTTAACCATTCCTGAGAATTAATAGTGATAGGTACTGCAACTTAGATAATGAAGCTCCTGTGAAATGGATATCTATGTGATTTCTCTAGGAAGCCCCCCATATTGGAATAATTTTTCAAGCCAGTTCTACCAGCTTATCAGATCTCCAGTAGCTGAATGAATGAAGGTGATCATAGGACTTAGGGAATACTATTATTCCTTTTGGGACAACCCATAGTCCCATAGACTTCTCAAGTCCTTTTGAAGTCTTTCTTGGTTTATAGTTTTTAGCTGCTTGGTCAACCAATTATTTTCATGGGCATGAATTCTGTTTTCTTGAATGTGCCCAAGAATTTCTCCTGCAGTTTGGGGAAGCAGTAAATAGTCAGATAGgaaatttgatttttcatttaattttttaatgggCTATCctgaagaaatatgaaaacacCAATGTTTCCATGACATCCTAGTCATGAACCACCCTAAATGCATgctttttccttatttctgaggtaggatttatcAAGGCACAAATAAAAGTCTATTCCTTCTAAAAGAGTTTTCTTCAAGTCCTCTGGGGTGGGAGGGTGGGGAATAAAGTAACTAGATATTTTATGCAGCCATGAACTAAAAATCTCACTTTTCACTTCAGGTAGGATTAAATGTGTTTACACCAActacattccttcctttctcaggCAAATAAATCTAGAACATCTGACACCCCCAAACTGGAGGGAACTTGACTAAGAGAAGTGATGAAAGGGAATAAAGAGGAATAAAGGACAAAGGGCCAAATGGAAGGCCTGTTTGGGGGTCTCAGGGGCCAGGACAGAAGGATGAAAGACTCATACTTCAAAAAAGGGAGAATGGTTCTGAAACAGGCTACAATGGCTTCACTAGCAATCCCCACAACTGAAGATAATGGGAGTAGGGAAGGCAGAAGAGTTTAAAACAATGTACCAGTGTCAACTGAGGCATACACCTCTTGTCCCCCGTATGAACAGGGGGATATTATGGCAATAATCTGGAGTTCTCCACACTGCCAGGGCTTGAGAACACAGGTTCTGATCAAGCCAC
This window harbors:
- the RPL37 gene encoding large ribosomal subunit protein eL37, which gives rise to MTKGTSSFGKRRNKTHTLCRRCGSKAYHLQKSTCGKCGYPAKRKRKYNWSAKAKRRNTTGTGRMRHLKIVYRRFRNGFREGTTPKPKRAAVAASSSS